From Mya arenaria isolate MELC-2E11 chromosome 1, ASM2691426v1, a single genomic window includes:
- the LOC128232263 gene encoding collagen alpha-1(VIII) chain-like, which produces MNPVFIGALLAVCLINDVHGKAIPWDQQHLALLSKVEELERIVNKMRQHQSLEIRTDKDELSRQARQAELSNVRYDGGESGFYVTLDKPQEVETKMPLKFDDVLTNIGGAYNTQTGIYTAPVTGTYMFALNAVCAARNFLHLAIYKNNAPAFKVICDDLKGEIQHQGGGTTILRLQRGDRIYVTMMFPLGTVGEVRGNGMTSFSGYLLKEL; this is translated from the exons ATGAATCCAGTTTTCATCGGAGCCCTGCTTGCAGTATGTCTGATTAATGATGTACACGGAAAGGCCATACCTTGGGATCAACAGCATCTTGCATTGTTGTCAAAGGTCGAAGAGCTTGAACGCATCGTTAACAAAATGCGGCAACATCAGAGCCTCGAAATTCGTACAg ATAAAGACGAATTATCCCGGCAAGCCAGACAAGCCGAGCTTTCAAACGTAAGATACG ATGGTGGTGAGTCCGGTTTCTACGTGACCTTGGATAAACCACAAGAAGTAGAAACCAAAATGCCTCTTAAGTTTGATGACGTTCTGACAAACATAGGCGGGGCTTATAATACTCAAACCGGGATCTATACTGCTCCTGTGACTGGTACCTACATGTTTGCACTCAATGCCGTCTGTGCTGCACGCAACTTTCTGCATCTGGCCATCTATAAAAACAACGCGCCTGCGTTTAAAGTGATATGTGATGATTTAAAAGGGGAGATACAACATCAAGGCGGTGGCACCACGATTTTGAGACTGCAAAGAGGTGACAGGATATATGTGACTATGATGTTTCCGCTTGGAACTGTTGGTGAAGTCCGAGGTAATGGGATGACGTCATTTTCCGGATACCTGTTGAAAGAGTTATAA